In Candidatus Defluviilinea proxima, a single genomic region encodes these proteins:
- a CDS encoding PD-(D/E)XK nuclease family protein gives MPTQLTTLSQSSLQDYVDCPRRFQLRYVERLSYPAIESEPTLENEKHQQEGEYFHRLVQQYLIGIPTEQIAKLANTVNLQRWWENFAANPNFRSFKNFGSLLSEATLSAPLGNYRLLAKYDLIAIENGKATIYDWKTYRKRPRNEFLSARMQTRVYRALLVHAAAHLNNGQAFEPEQVEMVYWFADFPNEPARFTYTSAQYKRDWDALLKLADEIHSASFYPLTDDATKCSYCPYRSYCDRGVRAGDADQAEVEMEAEELFNVNFEQIGEIAF, from the coding sequence ATGCCTACTCAACTCACCACCCTCTCTCAATCCTCACTGCAAGATTACGTGGACTGCCCGCGCCGCTTCCAATTGCGGTATGTCGAAAGGCTATCGTATCCTGCTATTGAGTCCGAGCCGACACTTGAGAACGAGAAACACCAACAAGAGGGAGAATATTTTCATCGTCTTGTACAACAATATTTGATCGGCATTCCTACAGAACAAATCGCAAAGCTTGCAAATACAGTCAACCTGCAAAGGTGGTGGGAGAATTTCGCGGCTAATCCAAACTTCCGAAGTTTTAAAAACTTCGGAAGTCTCCTGTCCGAAGCGACTTTATCCGCCCCGCTCGGCAACTATCGTCTTCTTGCCAAGTACGATCTCATCGCCATCGAAAATGGCAAAGCCACCATCTACGATTGGAAGACCTACCGCAAACGTCCACGCAACGAATTTCTCTCCGCGCGCATGCAAACGCGTGTCTATCGCGCACTGCTTGTACATGCGGCGGCACATCTCAACAACGGTCAAGCCTTCGAACCAGAGCAAGTGGAAATGGTCTATTGGTTCGCAGACTTCCCCAACGAACCCGCGCGATTCACGTACACGTCCGCGCAATATAAACGGGATTGGGACGCATTACTTAAACTTGCGGATGAAATTCACTCCGCCTCTTTCTACCCGCTCACTGATGACGCCACGAAATGCAGTTACTGCCCCTACAGATCCTACTGCGACAGAGGAGTCCGTGCGGGAGATGCAGATCAGGCCGAAGTGGAGATGGAAGCGGAAGAATTGTTCAACGTCAATTTTGAGCAGATCGGGGAGATCGCATTTTAA
- a CDS encoding SUMF1/EgtB/PvdO family nonheme iron enzyme — protein sequence MTVTRKLKVFLCHASQDKPAVRKLYARLNSEPWIDPWLDEERLLPGMDWDLEIQKALREADMIIVCLSSESVAKEGYVQREFKRALSYAEEKPDGTIYIIPLRLNECTPPTKFQQWQWVDYFADGSDGKLFKSLRLRAEKLGVDFPKSVSEPSAPMSKPVIVESEPSSFTSGGRPFFTFGGMDFVKVKGGDFYMGSDDVEFASPQHLIYQLDYDFYIGRYPVTNQEYSLYVRDTGSPIVMKKDMARHPVSNVSFVDAHGFVAWLNKKQADDLPTGYVFRLPSEAEWEKAARGEEGNEFPWGNRFDPRRCNSLESGVGGTTPVGAYSPQGDSAFGAADMAGNVWEWTRSLSRGYPYTFGDERESDVVLGSSHYVLRGGSFKSDKEFVRCVVRTAQYPPYKDIDFGFRVAICPVK from the coding sequence ATGACCGTAACTCGTAAACTCAAAGTGTTTCTTTGCCATGCGTCACAAGATAAGCCTGCCGTTCGCAAGCTGTATGCACGCCTCAACTCTGAACCGTGGATTGATCCATGGCTGGATGAAGAACGACTCTTACCCGGTATGGATTGGGATTTGGAGATCCAAAAGGCCTTGCGCGAAGCGGATATGATCATCGTGTGTCTCTCGAGTGAATCGGTTGCCAAAGAGGGATATGTGCAAAGGGAGTTCAAACGTGCGTTGAGCTATGCGGAAGAGAAGCCCGATGGCACGATCTACATCATTCCGCTGCGGCTGAATGAATGTACGCCTCCAACCAAGTTTCAGCAATGGCAGTGGGTGGACTATTTCGCAGATGGTTCCGATGGCAAATTGTTCAAGTCCCTGCGCTTGCGAGCGGAGAAGTTGGGTGTGGACTTTCCAAAATCTGTGAGCGAACCATCAGCGCCAATGTCAAAACCTGTCATTGTTGAATCGGAGCCTTCCAGCTTCACCTCGGGCGGACGTCCATTCTTTACCTTTGGTGGCATGGACTTTGTCAAAGTCAAAGGCGGGGATTTTTACATGGGTTCCGACGATGTCGAATTTGCCAGCCCGCAACATCTCATCTATCAATTGGATTATGATTTTTATATCGGGCGCTACCCTGTCACAAATCAAGAATACTCGCTATATGTGCGTGATACGGGAAGTCCGATTGTGATGAAGAAAGATATGGCTAGGCATCCTGTTTCGAACGTCTCATTTGTTGATGCACATGGATTTGTGGCCTGGCTCAATAAAAAACAAGCAGATGACCTGCCGACAGGATATGTGTTCCGTTTGCCGTCTGAAGCAGAGTGGGAGAAGGCTGCACGTGGTGAAGAAGGGAATGAATTCCCATGGGGGAACCGTTTTGATCCGCGACGATGTAACTCTCTCGAAAGTGGTGTAGGCGGGACAACGCCGGTTGGTGCATATTCTCCGCAAGGGGATAGCGCCTTCGGCGCGGCCGATATGGCTGGCAATGTTTGGGAATGGACGAGAAGCTTATCGCGAGGTTATCCATACACTTTTGGCGATGAGCGCGAAAGCGATGTCGTGCTTGGCTCATCTCATTATGTCTTACGGGGTGGGTCATTTAAAAGCGACAAGGAGTTTGTTCGTTGTGTCGTTCGCACAGCACAATATCCGCCATATAAAGATATTGATTTTGGCTTTCGGGTTGCGATTTGCCCTGTAAAGTAG
- a CDS encoding CTP synthase, translating into MTTKYLFYTGGVVSSVGKGVTAAATGLLLKERGFKVAVQKLDPYINVDPGTMSPYQHGEVYVLDDGAETDLDLGHYERFIDIRLSRSSNFTSGQIYAEIISKERRGDFLGGTIQVIPHITNEIKRRVASIGKETEADVVIVEIGGTVGDIESQPFLEALRQLRNEVGRENVYFIHVTWLPYIGATGEIKTKPTQHSVAALRSIGISPNMIIARSDYPIDRELCDKIATFCDVDKEAVVPMVTSDVLYEVPLLLERAGVGDYLVEKLNMKATSKPDMKAWEKLVERVRKEKPTVKVALVGKYVELQDAYMSVREALKHAALANEVEVEIGWVHSADLEKDKGWETVQGADAILVPGGFGSRGIEGKVLAARYAREHKVPYLGLCLGMQTMCIDFARGVLNHEDANSAEFDRSTEYPVIDLMLDQRDITDMGGTMRLGLYPCELQTGSKAADAYGTELVQERHRHRFEFNNKYKEDFEKGGMIFSGMSPDGKLVEIAEIKDHPFMVASQFHPEFLSRPMKPHPLFAGLIKAAKEKHTNGNGKKK; encoded by the coding sequence ATGACGACAAAATATTTATTCTATACGGGCGGAGTTGTTTCATCAGTTGGCAAGGGCGTGACTGCTGCCGCAACAGGACTTCTTCTCAAAGAGCGCGGCTTCAAAGTGGCCGTGCAAAAACTGGACCCCTATATCAATGTGGATCCGGGCACAATGAGCCCATACCAACATGGAGAGGTGTACGTCCTTGATGACGGCGCAGAAACGGACCTTGATCTTGGGCACTACGAAAGATTCATTGACATACGCCTCAGCCGTTCCAGCAATTTCACCAGCGGACAGATCTATGCAGAGATCATCAGCAAGGAACGTCGCGGTGATTTTCTCGGAGGCACGATTCAAGTTATTCCTCATATCACCAATGAGATCAAGAGACGTGTAGCATCCATCGGTAAAGAGACCGAGGCAGATGTTGTGATCGTCGAGATCGGCGGGACGGTGGGCGATATCGAGTCACAGCCATTTCTCGAAGCATTGAGGCAGTTACGTAACGAGGTCGGACGCGAAAACGTGTACTTCATCCATGTGACATGGCTCCCCTACATCGGCGCGACCGGTGAGATCAAGACCAAACCCACACAACATTCGGTGGCGGCGCTTCGTTCCATCGGTATTTCTCCCAACATGATCATTGCTCGTTCAGATTACCCAATAGACCGTGAACTGTGCGACAAGATCGCTACATTCTGCGATGTGGACAAAGAAGCCGTTGTTCCCATGGTGACAAGCGACGTGTTGTATGAAGTCCCGTTGTTATTGGAACGCGCAGGCGTTGGCGATTATCTGGTTGAAAAGTTGAACATGAAGGCAACCAGTAAACCTGATATGAAGGCATGGGAAAAATTAGTGGAACGTGTACGGAAGGAAAAACCAACGGTCAAAGTAGCATTGGTTGGGAAGTATGTTGAGTTACAAGATGCGTACATGTCCGTGCGTGAGGCGCTAAAACATGCCGCGCTTGCCAATGAAGTGGAAGTGGAGATCGGCTGGGTACATTCCGCCGACCTGGAAAAAGACAAAGGCTGGGAAACTGTTCAAGGTGCTGATGCAATCCTCGTCCCCGGCGGATTCGGGTCACGTGGCATCGAAGGGAAAGTGCTGGCGGCACGATATGCACGTGAGCACAAGGTGCCGTATCTCGGTCTGTGCTTGGGCATGCAGACCATGTGCATTGACTTTGCGCGTGGCGTGCTAAATCACGAAGATGCCAACTCAGCAGAGTTCGACCGAAGCACGGAATACCCGGTCATTGATCTGATGCTCGATCAACGTGACATCACCGATATGGGTGGGACAATGCGGCTTGGGTTGTATCCTTGTGAATTACAAACAGGCTCAAAGGCCGCGGATGCCTATGGTACGGAACTGGTTCAAGAACGTCACCGTCATCGCTTTGAGTTCAATAACAAGTACAAAGAAGATTTTGAAAAGGGAGGCATGATCTTCTCTGGCATGTCGCCGGATGGCAAGCTGGTAGAGATCGCCGAGATCAAGGATCATCCCTTCATGGTGGCGAGCCAATTCCACCCTGAGTTTTTGTCACGCCCGATGAAGCCACATCCGTTGTTTGCGGGTCTCATCAAGGCGGCAAAGGAAAAGCACACGAACGGGAATGGGAAAAAGAAATAG
- a CDS encoding roadblock/LC7 domain-containing protein, with translation MSKSRSDQMVERLRSMQAAAPDIEASAVVSVDGLIMASALQQGVEEDRVSAMSAAMLSLGERISNELGRAGLEQVYIKGDAGAIVLTSVGDEAVLTALARQDAKLGMIFLEMRRAAEDLTKLVG, from the coding sequence ATGTCCAAATCCCGCTCTGACCAAATGGTGGAGCGCCTGCGCAGCATGCAGGCCGCCGCACCCGACATTGAAGCTTCAGCTGTTGTTTCTGTAGACGGCTTGATTATGGCATCTGCCCTGCAACAGGGCGTGGAGGAAGACCGCGTATCGGCCATGTCGGCCGCGATGCTCTCCCTCGGAGAGCGTATTTCCAACGAATTAGGGCGCGCCGGGCTTGAGCAGGTTTATATCAAAGGTGACGCCGGTGCTATTGTTTTGACCTCGGTCGGTGATGAAGCTGTATTGACAGCCTTGGCTCGCCAGGATGCCAAACTAGGCATGATCTTCCTTGAGATGCGGCGTGCGGCCGAAGATCTCACTAAACTGGTCGGATGA
- a CDS encoding M4 family metallopeptidase, with the protein MGAYAPASIYKSLTLQGGWDSTFTSQTGYSIVQGSATADGITTSGTYVSISRFVVQNSKFGIYHNGGTLSFEQGGLINNKNGIYNSSGDTSFTNTTISGNQGGSYVGSAISNVHGIVHIQYTTITSNAGSYAIHNINSDSYIEIGNSILAGNGPGDCDVESTHMTSTGHNIFGNSPVCSDPSSFIPDSTDQVGVDPELLPLFALGYHPIASTSPAVDHADPASCPATDQRGTTRPQGAACDIGAFEYMAPGSAAFLGIVSGSDQHSGPSLPFQFPLVVYVTDNTGSPVSGVTVIFTAPTSGPGGTFEDTQNSITVATTNDNGIATSSMFTANSQIGSYNVVATSPGLSGSVSFALANVAWFVAPTGNDSNSCSVPAAPCLTINKAVTKAADGDTIRIAVGTYAPASIYKILTLQGGWDSTFTSQNGYSIVQGSATADGITTSGANVSISKFIVQNSKYGVYNSAVTLRFEQGALLNNKVGFYNYATGNALLINTTISGNQSSGIPGSAISNRSGIVRIQYSTLANNGGSYAVYGDNSSTVSIEIGNSILAGNSVGDCYVENSKMISMGHNIFGRYPACVSVSSFAPDPSDLVDVDPGLSPLLSFGYHVLASTSLAVNRADPATCPATDQRGVTRPTGAACDIGAVEYTAPGPAISLGVLSGSNQHTAPSLPFRQPFTVFLVDAGGNPVPGAAVTFTAPASGPSGTFADTQNNTTIVTTNENGIATSSPFTANSQMGSYNVTVSVSSVAGAVNFSLTNVAWFVASTGNDTNSCSLPTAPCLTLESAMAKAGTGDPILIAAEMYPPTVISKSLTLLGGWDSTFSAQTGYSTIQGNPTSNGLSVSGADVYISRFIIQKSKFGIYHENSGTLHFDQGASINNNNGIYNYSGTSIISNTTISGNHAGDTDGYVYSGSAISLIEGTVRIQYSTITNNGGTEAISIANPYKGNLEIGNSILAGNPRGDCNGEKRTMSSLGHNLFGSVPVCRDSSYPFIPAGTDRVGVDPQLLPLFTSGFHPLLNSSPAIDAGDSFQCPPVDQRGGIRPAGEGCDIGAIEYSATGTTPQYIIAYEGSPQLLVTNGAALSRLIVLVLDEDGNSIQGEPVTFTAPYQGASAIFTDTGTNISTAVTDVNGFATSAAFSANSIGGRYSIVATVNGVSMPASFILGNSTLAIDTKIQTYTANNYISLPGTFLCNQSKPGCTNGFDGHADAAHEFATGTYSLYAIEHSRNSINNAGMTIISSVHYSDAYANAAWNGSQMVYGDTYDFPLADDVVAHELTHGVTQYESDLFYYYQSGAINESFSDLWGEYYDQTNGKGNDTSAVKWLIGEDVLDLGALRNMSDPTVYGDPDQMTSSNYYIDTSDNGGVHSNSGINNKAVFLMVEGGSFNGKTVAAIGWDKTIAIYYEVNTHLLSSGSDYSDLYYAIQQACSDLIGQKGITTADCSEVKNAIDAVEMNGQPIANFNADVPYCDQGGVRVNVFSDDLESGRGNWTFDNGAYPRWQLDSPYGRYAHSGNHFLFADDYPGDVTDASAILVAVTIPNDVYLHFAHAYDFEAYEASGYYDDGGVLEYSVDGGATWHDAESLIDFNGYKGTIRTSPAGNPLQGRSAFVGSSHGYISTRLNLASLAGQTVTFRWRMGLDALGYAWGWWVDDVIIYQCMPEDTVPPNISSIRRIGAEYTSFTDVDFTVIFSEAVTGVDTTDFTLTTTGVTGASITGVSGSGNTYIVTVNTGSGNGTIRLDMVDDDSIKDAANNPLGGVGTGNGNFTGGETYTITKSANVGVTIGSNPPKNYTVAPSGRITNRYGINGGPVRVRSTNGMAMFTSQRAIYGSSFNSIVGFPADQLTTEYWFTSLDDAGMITYLVIGNPSETETAEVDVYIGGVKKNTTPYSIPPGQRVYPRYGINGGPVRVVSTNGVSVFTSERTKYGNSFNEVMGFPSTQLDTEFWFTSYDDAGMITYLVIGNPSETETALVDVYIGGVKKNTTPYSILPGQRVFPRYGINGGPVRVVSTNGVKVFTSERTKYGNSFNEVLGYPIAQTSTELWFTSLDDASMITYLVIGNPSETETAEVDVYIGGVKKNTTPYSILPGQRVFPRYGINGGPVRVVSTNGVKVFTSERTKYLSSFNEILGIPTEGLTTDYWYTSLDDVGMTTELVIAAP; encoded by the coding sequence GTGGGAGCCTATGCACCGGCAAGTATTTACAAAAGCCTGACCCTTCAGGGCGGCTGGGATAGCACCTTTACATCGCAGACTGGTTACTCGATCGTCCAAGGCAGCGCAACTGCGGATGGCATCACGACCAGTGGCACCTATGTCTCTATTTCAAGATTTGTTGTTCAAAACAGTAAATTTGGTATTTATCACAACGGAGGTACATTAAGCTTCGAGCAGGGAGGTCTGATCAATAACAAGAATGGGATATATAACTCCAGTGGAGATACAAGCTTCACGAACACGACCATCAGCGGCAATCAAGGTGGCAGCTATGTCGGCAGTGCCATCAGTAATGTCCATGGGATAGTCCACATTCAATACACGACCATAACAAGCAATGCTGGTTCCTACGCGATTCACAACATTAATAGTGATTCATATATTGAAATTGGAAACAGTATTCTAGCGGGAAATGGTCCTGGAGATTGTGATGTCGAAAGCACACATATGACATCCACGGGTCATAATATTTTTGGGAATTCACCTGTCTGTTCCGACCCATCTAGTTTTATCCCAGATTCTACCGATCAGGTTGGAGTGGATCCTGAGTTGTTACCCTTATTTGCGTTGGGCTATCATCCTATTGCCTCCACCAGTCCGGCGGTGGATCATGCTGATCCTGCCTCCTGCCCCGCCACCGATCAACGTGGCACCACGCGTCCACAAGGCGCGGCTTGCGACATTGGCGCGTTTGAATATATGGCTCCAGGGTCAGCCGCTTTCCTTGGAATTGTATCGGGATCGGATCAACATTCCGGTCCATCCCTGCCTTTCCAATTTCCCTTGGTTGTCTATGTGACGGATAACACCGGAAGTCCGGTCAGCGGAGTAACTGTCATATTTACGGCACCTACCTCCGGTCCAGGTGGGACGTTCGAGGATACACAAAACAGCATTACCGTTGCAACTACCAATGACAATGGGATTGCCACATCCTCAATGTTCACTGCCAATTCCCAGATCGGCAGCTACAACGTTGTAGCGACATCCCCTGGCTTATCTGGATCGGTGAGCTTTGCACTGGCGAATGTCGCCTGGTTCGTTGCTCCCACCGGGAATGATTCAAATTCCTGCAGTGTGCCTGCTGCTCCATGTCTTACGATTAACAAAGCAGTCACGAAAGCCGCCGACGGAGATACCATCCGGATAGCGGTGGGAACCTATGCACCGGCAAGTATTTACAAGATCCTGACCCTCCAGGGTGGCTGGGATAGCACCTTCACTTCTCAGAACGGATACTCAATTGTGCAGGGCAGCGCGACTGCGGATGGCATCACGACCAGTGGTGCCAATGTCTCCATTTCAAAATTCATCGTTCAAAACAGCAAGTATGGTGTTTATAACAGCGCAGTCACCTTAAGGTTTGAACAAGGTGCCCTGCTCAACAACAAGGTTGGATTCTACAATTATGCCACTGGAAATGCGCTTCTTATAAACACGACCATCAGCGGCAACCAGAGCAGTGGTATCCCTGGCAGTGCTATTAGCAATCGATCTGGAATAGTTCGCATTCAATATTCCACACTTGCCAACAATGGTGGCAGTTATGCGGTCTACGGTGACAATAGCAGCACTGTCTCGATTGAAATCGGGAACAGCATTCTGGCGGGAAATAGCGTTGGAGATTGTTACGTCGAAAATTCGAAAATGATTTCCATGGGGCATAACATTTTTGGCCGCTATCCGGCTTGTGTCAGCGTATCTAGTTTTGCACCGGATCCCAGCGATCTGGTAGATGTGGATCCCGGGCTCTCTCCCTTGCTGTCCTTTGGGTATCATGTCCTCGCCTCCACCAGTCTGGCAGTGAATCGGGCGGATCCAGCCACCTGCCCCGCCACCGATCAACGCGGCGTTACACGTCCAACAGGAGCCGCCTGCGATATCGGAGCGGTCGAATATACAGCTCCCGGGCCAGCTATCTCCCTGGGAGTTCTGTCGGGATCGAATCAGCATACAGCCCCGTCTCTGCCCTTCCGTCAGCCGTTTACTGTCTTTCTCGTCGATGCTGGCGGCAATCCGGTCCCTGGAGCAGCCGTCACCTTCACGGCGCCTGCCTCTGGGCCAAGTGGTACGTTTGCGGATACGCAGAACAATACCACTATTGTAACGACCAATGAAAACGGGATTGCCACTTCCTCGCCATTTACTGCCAACTCACAGATGGGCAGCTACAACGTTACTGTTTCTGTCTCCAGCGTGGCAGGGGCAGTGAACTTTAGCCTGACGAATGTCGCCTGGTTCGTTGCCTCCACAGGGAACGATACCAATTCCTGTAGTTTGCCGACCGCTCCATGCCTCACTCTCGAAAGTGCGATGGCGAAAGCTGGAACCGGAGATCCTATCCTGATTGCGGCTGAAATGTATCCGCCAACGGTTATCTCCAAAAGCTTGACGCTCTTGGGCGGCTGGGACAGCACCTTTAGCGCACAGACCGGTTATTCGACCATTCAGGGTAATCCAACTTCGAATGGTCTTTCAGTAAGTGGTGCCGATGTCTATATTTCAAGATTTATTATTCAAAAAAGTAAATTCGGTATTTATCACGAGAATTCAGGCACCCTGCACTTTGACCAGGGCGCATCCATCAACAACAACAATGGCATTTACAACTATTCTGGAACTTCAATTATTTCGAACACGACAATTAGCGGTAACCATGCCGGAGACACAGATGGCTATGTCTATTCTGGCAGTGCCATTAGTCTTATCGAGGGAACAGTCAGAATTCAATATTCCACGATCACAAACAATGGCGGAACAGAGGCAATTTCGATTGCGAACCCCTACAAAGGAAATCTTGAAATCGGGAACAGCATTCTGGCTGGCAATCCCCGCGGTGACTGCAACGGAGAAAAACGCACCATGTCATCCCTGGGCCACAATCTATTCGGTTCTGTTCCCGTCTGCCGAGATTCCAGTTATCCCTTTATCCCTGCCGGGACGGATCGGGTAGGTGTAGACCCCCAATTGCTGCCTTTATTCACAAGCGGTTTCCATCCACTCTTGAACAGCAGTCCAGCAATTGATGCAGGGGATTCATTCCAATGTCCGCCTGTCGATCAACGTGGGGGTATACGCCCGGCAGGGGAGGGTTGCGATATTGGTGCTATTGAATATTCCGCGACGGGTACAACTCCTCAGTACATTATTGCCTATGAAGGATCTCCTCAACTACTTGTGACTAACGGCGCGGCATTGTCTAGATTAATCGTCCTAGTTTTGGATGAAGATGGTAACAGCATTCAAGGAGAGCCAGTCACGTTTACTGCTCCGTATCAGGGAGCGAGTGCGATATTTACAGATACAGGCACAAACATTTCTACAGCCGTGACAGATGTAAATGGGTTTGCGACTTCGGCTGCGTTTTCGGCCAACAGCATTGGTGGTAGATATTCTATTGTAGCCACAGTGAATGGTGTGAGCATGCCTGCCAGCTTCATCCTAGGCAATTCAACTCTTGCCATAGATACTAAAATTCAAACCTATACGGCAAATAACTACATCAGTCTGCCAGGTACGTTCCTATGCAATCAATCCAAGCCTGGTTGCACAAATGGGTTTGACGGACATGCAGATGCTGCGCATGAATTTGCGACAGGGACCTACTCCTTATATGCGATCGAACATTCCCGGAACAGTATCAACAACGCTGGAATGACAATTATCTCAAGTGTTCATTACAGTGATGCGTATGCAAATGCTGCGTGGAATGGTTCACAAATGGTCTATGGAGACACCTACGATTTTCCTCTGGCAGATGACGTTGTGGCTCATGAACTAACGCACGGTGTCACACAATATGAATCCGACCTTTTCTATTACTATCAATCTGGCGCCATCAATGAATCCTTTTCGGATTTGTGGGGAGAATACTATGACCAAACCAATGGAAAAGGAAATGATACGAGTGCAGTTAAATGGCTGATAGGTGAGGATGTTCTCGATCTGGGCGCTCTTCGTAATATGAGTGATCCGACTGTCTATGGCGATCCAGATCAGATGACCAGCAGCAATTACTATATAGACACAAGTGACAATGGTGGCGTTCATTCCAACAGTGGTATTAATAACAAAGCTGTTTTCTTGATGGTCGAAGGGGGGAGTTTCAATGGGAAGACAGTGGCGGCGATTGGCTGGGACAAGACGATTGCCATTTATTATGAGGTGAATACCCACCTGCTTTCCTCTGGGTCAGATTACTCAGATTTGTACTATGCAATCCAGCAGGCTTGCTCGGACTTGATTGGTCAAAAGGGGATCACAACCGCGGATTGCTCAGAAGTAAAGAACGCCATTGACGCTGTGGAAATGAATGGGCAGCCAATCGCAAACTTCAATGCCGACGTGCCCTACTGCGATCAGGGAGGTGTCCGGGTAAATGTCTTCTCTGACGATCTGGAATCGGGAAGAGGAAATTGGACCTTCGACAATGGGGCATACCCACGCTGGCAGCTTGACTCCCCCTATGGGCGCTATGCACATTCGGGCAATCACTTCTTATTTGCCGATGATTATCCGGGCGATGTGACAGATGCAAGCGCGATACTGGTTGCTGTCACGATTCCCAACGATGTTTACTTACACTTTGCACATGCCTATGATTTTGAAGCTTATGAAGCGTCGGGGTATTACGATGATGGCGGTGTGCTGGAATACAGTGTTGATGGCGGTGCAACATGGCACGACGCTGAGTCTTTGATCGATTTTAACGGCTATAAAGGCACAATTCGTACCAGTCCAGCAGGAAATCCTTTGCAGGGACGGTCTGCGTTTGTGGGCTCCAGTCATGGCTATATCAGTACCCGCTTGAATCTGGCTTCCCTGGCAGGACAAACGGTTACATTCCGCTGGCGAATGGGACTCGATGCATTAGGCTATGCTTGGGGATGGTGGGTGGATGATGTCATTATCTATCAATGTATGCCTGAAGATACAGTTCCACCAAATATCTCTTCGATTCGCCGCATAGGAGCGGAATATACTTCTTTCACTGATGTGGACTTTACTGTGATTTTCTCGGAAGCCGTCACCGGTGTGGACACAACCGACTTCACCTTGACCACCACCGGTGTCACAGGCGCATCTATCACAGGCGTGAGCGGCTCTGGAAATACGTATATCGTCACAGTGAACACCGGCTCCGGCAATGGCACCATCCGTTTGGATATGGTGGATGACGACAGTATCAAAGACGCGGCGAATAATCCGCTTGGTGGGGTGGGTACAGGAAATGGAAATTTTACAGGTGGTGAGACTTACACAATCACTAAATCTGCAAATGTTGGAGTCACGATCGGGAGTAATCCGCCAAAGAACTACACCGTTGCACCAAGCGGACGTATAACAAATCGGTACGGAATCAACGGCGGACCGGTGCGAGTGAGAAGCACGAACGGGATGGCGATGTTCACGAGCCAAAGAGCGATCTACGGGAGCAGCTTCAACTCGATCGTAGGATTCCCCGCGGATCAACTGACGACCGAATACTGGTTCACCTCATTGGACGATGCGGGGATGATCACGTACCTGGTGATCGGGAACCCGAGTGAGACAGAGACAGCGGAAGTGGATGTGTACATCGGCGGAGTGAAGAAGAACACAACACCGTACTCGATCCCGCCTGGGCAGCGAGTGTACCCGCGCTATGGGATCAATGGCGGGCCAGTGCGAGTGGTGAGCACGAACGGAGTGAGTGTGTTCACGAGCGAGAGAACGAAGTATGGGAACAGCTTCAACGAAGTGATGGGGTTCCCCTCGACCCAACTGGACACAGAGTTCTGGTTCACGAGCTATGACGATGCGGGGATGATCACGTACCTGGTGATCGGGAACCCGAGCGAGACGGAGACCGCATTGGTAGATGTGTACATCGGAGGGGTGAAGAAGAACACGACACCGTACTCGATCCTACCTGGGCAGAGAGTGTTCCCTCGGTATGGGATCAACGGAGGACCGGTACGAGTGGTGAGCACGAACGGAGTGAAGGTGTTCACGAGTGAGAGAACGAAGTATGGGAACAGCTTCAATGAAGTATTGGGATACCCGATAGCTCAAACCTCGACCGAGCTCTGGTTCACCTCATTGGATGATGCCAGCATGATCACGTACCTGGTGATCGGGAACCCGAGTGAGACAGAGACAGCGGAAGTGGATGTATACATCGGCGGGGTGAAGAAGAACACGACACCGTACTCGATCCTGCCGGGGCAGAGAGTGTTCCCGCGGTATGGGATCAACGGAGGACCAGTGCGAGTAGTGAGCACGAACGGAGTGAAGGTGTTCACGAGTGAGAGAACGAAGTACCTGAGCAGTTTCAACGAGATCCTGGGGATCCCGACAGAAGGCCTGACGACCGACTACTGGTACACTTCGTTGGATGATGTGGGGATGACCACAGAGTTGGTGATCGCCGCACCGTAA
- a CDS encoding NUDIX hydrolase yields the protein MDRPRACAAVLHDDKILMVCHQIPSRTYWTFPGGGVNEGEPFDQAAVREVKEETGLDVKVIRLLFVEDYEFGKSYCYLAELMNDNIEPTLEFLPEEESVFGTMLHSAAWHSIKDKKDDIQVSQVISILGLNYD from the coding sequence GTGGATAGACCTCGTGCCTGCGCGGCAGTTCTCCATGACGACAAGATCCTTATGGTTTGCCATCAAATACCATCCCGTACTTATTGGACTTTTCCAGGTGGGGGAGTAAACGAAGGCGAGCCGTTCGATCAGGCCGCAGTTCGTGAAGTGAAAGAAGAAACAGGTTTGGATGTAAAAGTGATTCGCTTGTTGTTTGTGGAAGACTATGAGTTTGGGAAAAGTTATTGCTACCTCGCGGAGTTGATGAATGACAATATCGAGCCAACTTTGGAGTTTCTCCCCGAAGAGGAATCGGTTTTCGGTACAATGCTCCATTCTGCCGCATGGCATTCAATAAAAGACAAAAAGGACGATATACAGGTTTCGCAGGTGATCTCTATTTTGGGATTGAATTATGACTGA